Proteins co-encoded in one Bremerella sp. TYQ1 genomic window:
- a CDS encoding S41 family peptidase produces the protein MPWKYAAIVAILFLLPCHSNLAAAEIETSDDPTNPDNVYANVDEDYVELIQLFADTLDQVDRNYVKDIDRRELMEAAIRGVITKLDPYSNYIAPEDLERFKTGVENEFGGIGIQVSTRDGNLVVTSPLIGTPAYEAGIIAGDRITHIEGEKTEGLTIDQAVKKLKGPIGTSVTMTVYHPSTFTSEDLTVRRELVQIETVMGDERLEGGDWDFMFDHRDKIGYIRISAFSRHTADDLHKAVTKLLDDGMKGLIVDLRANPGGLLTSAVEICDMFIDEGKIVSTEGRNSPKRVWTAEKDGTLPDFPMVVLIDHYSASASEILSACLQDHDRAIIIGERSWGKGSVQNIIELEEGKSALKLTTAGYQRPSGEKIHRFEGDTEEDKWGVSPDDGMEVKMSREQKVAYHTYRRMRDQDTIIPHPPAPLPELSDIDPVLSKGLETLKAEISSS, from the coding sequence ATGCCGTGGAAATATGCCGCCATTGTCGCGATCTTGTTTTTGCTTCCCTGCCATTCCAACTTGGCAGCTGCCGAAATTGAAACCAGCGACGATCCCACAAACCCCGACAATGTTTACGCGAACGTTGACGAAGACTACGTCGAGCTTATTCAGCTTTTCGCAGACACGCTGGACCAAGTTGATCGAAACTACGTCAAAGACATCGATCGTCGAGAACTGATGGAAGCGGCGATCCGCGGCGTTATCACTAAGCTAGACCCCTACTCGAACTATATCGCTCCGGAAGACCTCGAACGCTTCAAAACCGGAGTGGAAAACGAGTTTGGTGGTATCGGCATTCAAGTCTCGACACGCGACGGCAATTTGGTCGTTACGAGTCCTCTGATCGGTACTCCCGCCTATGAAGCCGGCATCATCGCAGGCGATCGCATCACGCATATTGAAGGTGAAAAAACGGAAGGCCTCACGATCGATCAGGCCGTCAAAAAGCTGAAAGGCCCCATCGGAACAAGTGTGACGATGACCGTTTATCACCCCAGCACATTCACCAGCGAAGACCTGACGGTGCGACGCGAACTTGTCCAAATCGAAACCGTGATGGGTGACGAACGCCTTGAGGGTGGCGACTGGGATTTCATGTTCGATCATCGTGACAAGATTGGATACATCCGAATCTCCGCTTTCAGTCGCCATACGGCCGACGATCTTCATAAGGCGGTCACCAAGCTTTTAGACGACGGCATGAAAGGCCTGATTGTCGATCTACGAGCCAACCCCGGCGGATTGCTGACTTCGGCGGTGGAGATTTGCGATATGTTCATCGACGAAGGAAAGATTGTCAGCACCGAAGGACGCAACTCCCCGAAGCGTGTCTGGACCGCCGAAAAGGATGGTACTCTGCCCGACTTCCCGATGGTCGTACTGATTGATCACTACAGCGCAAGCGCCAGCGAGATTCTTTCGGCTTGCCTGCAAGATCACGACCGAGCGATCATCATCGGCGAGCGAAGCTGGGGCAAAGGCAGCGTCCAAAACATTATCGAACTCGAAGAGGGCAAGAGCGCCCTGAAGCTGACTACCGCCGGCTATCAGCGTCCTAGTGGAGAGAAAATCCACCGCTTTGAAGGGGATACCGAAGAAGATAAGTGGGGTGTTTCCCCCGATGATGGCATGGAGGTGAAGATGAGCCGCGAACAGAAAGTCGCCTATCATACCTACCGCCGAATGCGGGATCAGGATACGATCATTCCACACCCGCCAGCACCCCTACCGGAGCTTTCTGACATCGATCCGGTCCTCAGCAAGGGGTTGGAAACTTTGAAGGCGGAGATTTCATCCTCCTGA
- a CDS encoding MTH1187 family thiamine-binding protein — protein MSPLSKGDSVSEYVARSLKIIAASGLDYRLHAMGTIIEGEIDQVLTVMQKCLEAMAEDCDRVTCTAKLDYRKGYQGRLDSKVSSVLSKVDAPLKTIDDTKLDPKNGQ, from the coding sequence ATGTCCCCGCTCAGCAAAGGGGATTCGGTGAGCGAATATGTTGCCCGAAGTTTGAAAATAATTGCTGCTAGCGGACTTGATTACCGCTTGCATGCCATGGGAACCATCATCGAAGGCGAAATCGATCAGGTTCTAACTGTCATGCAGAAATGCTTGGAAGCGATGGCGGAAGATTGCGACCGAGTTACATGCACTGCGAAGCTGGACTATCGAAAAGGATATCAGGGACGACTCGACTCAAAAGTGAGTAGCGTTCTATCCAAAGTCGATGCCCCTCTCAAGACAATCGACGACACCAAGCTCGATCCGAAGAATGGCCAGTAG
- the lhgO gene encoding L-2-hydroxyglutarate oxidase, giving the protein MESQFADVVIVGGGIVGLATAYQISRRFPDHDVIVIEKEKVLAQHQSGRNSGVIHSGIYYRPGSLKAINCREGRLAMQSFCEQYEIPHEICGKVIVATDEKELPRLVAIFERGIQNGIECEQLDADQLRAHEPYCHGIAAVHVRSAGIVDYRRVCFKLCELIQDAGGEVRTSTQLQSVSKRNGEIVVETNNGTLRTSLLINCAGLQSDRIARMCGHAPEVKIVPFRGEYFELTESAQHLCRNLIYPVPDPAFPFLGVHFTRTIFGGVECGPNAVLAFAREGYTKWDINVRDLWDSIGYRGFQRLAAKYWSVGMGEMRRSYFRSAFLASLQRLIPSVSAKDLVPAPAGVRAQALRRDGSLVDDFVIQREGNFIHVLNAPSPAATSSLNIGSLIAEQSADVLTG; this is encoded by the coding sequence ATGGAGTCGCAGTTTGCTGATGTCGTAATCGTGGGTGGTGGTATTGTCGGTTTGGCGACGGCCTACCAGATTTCACGCCGGTTTCCCGATCACGATGTCATTGTCATCGAAAAGGAAAAAGTACTCGCTCAGCATCAGTCGGGTAGAAACTCCGGGGTAATCCACTCGGGCATTTATTACCGGCCTGGTTCGTTGAAAGCAATCAACTGCCGCGAGGGCCGCTTGGCGATGCAGTCGTTTTGCGAGCAATACGAGATCCCACACGAGATCTGTGGGAAAGTGATTGTCGCCACGGACGAAAAAGAGTTGCCCCGTTTGGTAGCAATTTTCGAGCGTGGAATCCAAAACGGGATTGAGTGCGAGCAGCTCGATGCCGACCAATTGCGAGCCCACGAACCATACTGTCACGGCATTGCGGCAGTCCATGTGCGATCGGCAGGGATTGTCGACTATCGACGCGTTTGTTTTAAGCTGTGCGAGTTGATTCAGGATGCCGGGGGAGAAGTTCGCACGTCGACGCAATTGCAATCGGTTTCCAAGCGAAATGGTGAGATCGTTGTCGAAACAAATAATGGAACGCTGCGAACGTCACTATTGATCAATTGTGCGGGACTTCAGAGCGATCGAATTGCAAGGATGTGTGGGCACGCCCCGGAAGTCAAAATCGTTCCGTTTCGGGGCGAGTACTTTGAGCTGACCGAGTCGGCTCAGCATCTTTGTCGCAATTTGATCTATCCCGTGCCTGATCCGGCGTTTCCATTTTTAGGGGTCCATTTCACACGAACAATTTTTGGAGGTGTCGAGTGTGGCCCTAACGCTGTGTTGGCGTTCGCACGCGAAGGCTACACCAAATGGGACATCAACGTTCGTGATTTGTGGGATTCAATCGGCTATCGAGGATTCCAACGGCTTGCGGCTAAATACTGGAGTGTCGGGATGGGAGAAATGCGTCGATCTTATTTTCGGTCTGCATTTCTGGCTTCGTTGCAGCGGCTGATTCCCTCGGTATCGGCTAAGGATTTGGTGCCTGCTCCGGCGGGTGTTCGAGCTCAGGCATTGCGACGCGATGGTTCTCTTGTGGATGATTTTGTCATCCAGAGAGAAGGCAATTTCATCCACGTATTGAATGCACCGAGCCCGGCCGCGACTTCGTCTTTGAATATTGGTTCTTTGATTGC
- the tsaD gene encoding tRNA (adenosine(37)-N6)-threonylcarbamoyltransferase complex transferase subunit TsaD, with translation MKILTIESTCDETAAAIITDELEVLSSVVASQDELHQRFAGVVPEIAARAHLERCLPVIDEAVRKAGIELSDIDAIAVAHMPGLAGSLLVGVTAAKTLALMLDKPLIGINHLQGHIYACQVAFKKPIFPCIGLIISGGHSTIYHCKSPFDFEPLGGTIDDAAGESFDKVASMLGLPYPGGPSLSKCAANGDPAAFAFPRPFLNDKSRLDFSFSGLKTAVRYEIAGPGAVDFKSLEIDDQRKADIAASFEQAVVDCLVGKTMQAMQQTGIERICVGGGVAANRKFRAALEEAVSQAGGELLIAPMHLCTDNAVLGAIAIEKIKAGQFDDLSLDALPGLIRN, from the coding sequence ATGAAAATCCTCACGATTGAATCGACCTGTGACGAAACAGCCGCAGCGATTATTACGGACGAATTGGAAGTCCTTTCGTCCGTCGTTGCGTCGCAAGACGAACTGCATCAACGGTTTGCCGGCGTTGTCCCAGAGATCGCAGCACGTGCTCATCTGGAACGTTGCCTCCCCGTGATCGACGAGGCAGTCCGAAAAGCCGGGATCGAGCTTAGCGACATCGACGCGATTGCGGTCGCTCACATGCCAGGCCTTGCAGGGTCGCTTCTCGTAGGTGTCACTGCAGCTAAGACGCTGGCCCTAATGCTGGATAAACCCTTGATTGGTATCAATCACCTTCAGGGGCATATCTACGCCTGTCAGGTCGCCTTCAAAAAGCCAATCTTCCCCTGCATCGGCTTGATCATCAGTGGCGGTCATTCGACGATTTACCACTGTAAAAGCCCTTTCGACTTTGAACCACTCGGGGGAACGATCGACGACGCAGCTGGCGAGTCGTTCGATAAAGTCGCATCGATGCTCGGTCTTCCTTACCCAGGAGGTCCGTCGCTTTCCAAGTGCGCTGCGAATGGTGATCCGGCCGCGTTTGCGTTTCCTCGTCCTTTTTTGAACGATAAGTCGCGACTCGACTTTAGCTTCAGTGGATTGAAGACGGCGGTTCGATACGAGATTGCCGGCCCTGGCGCAGTCGACTTTAAGTCACTCGAGATCGACGACCAGCGTAAAGCAGACATTGCGGCCAGCTTTGAGCAAGCGGTCGTCGATTGCCTTGTCGGTAAGACGATGCAGGCCATGCAACAAACCGGAATCGAACGCATCTGCGTTGGTGGCGGTGTCGCAGCCAACAGAAAATTCCGAGCTGCTCTGGAAGAAGCCGTATCGCAGGCTGGCGGTGAACTACTTATCGCGCCAATGCATCTTTGCACGGACAATGCGGTCCTAGGTGCCATCGCAATCGAAAAAATCAAAGCGGGACAATTCGACGATCTTTCACTAGATGCGTTGCCGGGTTTGATTCGCAACTAA
- a CDS encoding DUF1207 domain-containing protein: MQPILDFPTDEPSSQIAQVAYDSPLGQPVIHNDLTMIDPGAEVQWVEPRYGETVYERPMAMVDENEPYDWTILPKGMVYKSYLAGQKESRLSAQLVKITDDNWMLDGNLGGRFGVLRYGRDSSFLSDGIQWDVEGSAHVRLDIPEDVDVRAVDFRAGTQLTWSYAADPRHRSRFGYYHLSSHLGDEFLLKNPTFDRLNYAHDLLIFGHSFYFTKKLRVYGEVGWAFYHLVADPWEFQFGVEWAPNEATGPWGEPFIAVGTHLRQEVNYGGSFVVQAGWAWVGEIPGRTLRTGFHYHNGDSTQNSFYDEFEQQIGFGIWYDF; encoded by the coding sequence TTGCAGCCGATCCTTGATTTTCCCACAGACGAGCCTTCATCTCAAATCGCGCAAGTTGCTTACGATAGCCCGCTCGGTCAACCAGTCATTCACAATGACCTGACGATGATCGATCCCGGCGCAGAGGTCCAGTGGGTAGAGCCTCGCTACGGGGAAACCGTTTACGAACGACCGATGGCGATGGTCGATGAAAATGAGCCGTATGACTGGACAATACTTCCCAAGGGCATGGTCTACAAGTCTTACTTGGCCGGCCAGAAAGAATCGCGGCTTTCCGCCCAACTGGTCAAAATTACGGACGACAATTGGATGCTGGACGGTAACCTCGGTGGTCGTTTCGGCGTGTTACGCTATGGACGTGATTCTTCCTTTTTGTCCGATGGTATCCAGTGGGATGTGGAAGGTTCTGCCCATGTACGACTCGACATCCCGGAAGATGTCGACGTCCGTGCAGTTGACTTCCGCGCTGGTACGCAGCTCACTTGGAGTTACGCGGCAGATCCTCGTCACCGATCGCGATTTGGGTACTATCACCTGAGTTCGCATCTTGGGGACGAATTCCTCCTTAAAAACCCTACGTTTGATCGACTGAATTACGCTCACGATCTGCTCATTTTTGGTCATTCGTTCTACTTCACGAAGAAGCTTCGCGTTTATGGTGAAGTTGGCTGGGCGTTTTACCACTTAGTCGCAGATCCGTGGGAATTCCAATTTGGCGTGGAATGGGCCCCGAACGAAGCAACCGGTCCTTGGGGCGAACCATTTATCGCCGTTGGCACCCATTTGCGTCAGGAAGTCAACTACGGTGGTAGCTTCGTCGTTCAGGCTGGTTGGGCTTGGGTTGGCGAAATTCCCGGACGAACCTTACGAACCGGTTTCCACTATCACAACGGCGATAGTACGCAGAACTCGTTCTACGACGAGTTTGAACAGCAAATCGGCTTCGGTATCTGGTACGACTTCTAA
- a CDS encoding SLC13 family permease produces the protein MEFLQAAHPWIAIATTLAVFLAIQFARRVPVDLLFLLALCFVTLFGVITPSTAISGFSSRAVIAISALLVVSAGLRKTGVLDWIGSKILGRATDERSALLRLTGPIVVSAAFVLNTALVAMMMPVILDWCRQRNLSPSKILLPLSYLTILGGVCTLIGTSTTLVVNEKLRDSVVIVQEEITQLESQIATANDADRPALQEKLANRQRVLPNVQPMGFFEISWIGVPCALVGSLYMLILGQRFLPGKRDIMEQLGDQQREYLVEMQVQPDCPLIDKTVEAAGLRNLHGLFLIEIDRDGDIITPVTPRDFVRSGDRLVFTGLVNTIVDLEKIPGLIPAADRTYEFHPQSRVQRHLTEVVLSPSSPLIGTTVRKANFRQLYNAAVVAVHRNGQRLPNKIGNIVLEVGDTLLLQTRSDFISQHRNNRDFYLVSSVDDAEPRRHDRAILSGSLMILLILWLCLTSVFSGLEFAGGWGSPAIAALTVAGLMILTQCLSASEARSALDIQVVVTIAAALGLGNALWESGAAQMIAEGLVSAVGVNPFVLLIVIYLMTVVFTEMITNTAVAALLLPIAVAIGQEGDVSPRPFIMVIAIGASMAFLTPIGYQTNLMVMGPGGYTPRDYLKSGIPLAILIAITAIVLIPRIWSF, from the coding sequence ATGGAATTTCTGCAAGCCGCTCATCCCTGGATTGCCATCGCGACCACGCTGGCTGTCTTCCTGGCGATTCAGTTCGCTCGGCGCGTTCCTGTCGATCTTCTGTTCTTGTTGGCGCTTTGCTTTGTCACGCTGTTTGGTGTCATCACGCCGTCGACCGCGATCAGTGGGTTTTCCAGTCGTGCGGTGATTGCCATCAGTGCGTTGCTGGTCGTTTCAGCCGGCCTACGAAAGACAGGCGTCCTCGATTGGATTGGCTCGAAGATCCTTGGCCGCGCGACAGACGAACGCTCTGCCCTGCTCCGATTGACAGGACCGATCGTCGTTTCCGCGGCGTTTGTTTTGAACACTGCATTGGTCGCGATGATGATGCCGGTCATTCTCGATTGGTGCCGGCAACGCAATCTGTCCCCTTCCAAAATCTTGCTGCCTCTCAGTTATCTGACCATCCTGGGTGGCGTTTGCACATTGATCGGAACCAGCACCACGCTGGTCGTCAATGAAAAGCTGCGCGACAGCGTCGTGATCGTTCAGGAAGAAATCACCCAACTGGAAAGTCAGATTGCCACGGCCAACGATGCCGATCGACCGGCGCTACAAGAAAAACTTGCTAATCGCCAACGCGTTCTTCCTAACGTTCAGCCGATGGGCTTCTTCGAGATCAGTTGGATCGGTGTTCCGTGTGCCCTTGTCGGCAGCTTGTACATGTTGATCTTGGGCCAACGCTTTTTGCCTGGCAAACGCGACATCATGGAGCAGCTGGGCGATCAACAACGCGAGTACTTAGTCGAAATGCAGGTTCAGCCAGACTGTCCGCTGATTGACAAAACAGTTGAAGCGGCTGGCCTGCGAAATTTGCATGGATTGTTTCTGATTGAAATCGATCGCGACGGCGACATCATTACGCCGGTCACGCCACGCGACTTTGTTCGTTCCGGCGATCGCCTCGTGTTTACCGGGTTAGTGAACACGATCGTTGATCTCGAGAAAATCCCTGGGCTCATTCCGGCCGCCGATCGAACGTATGAGTTTCATCCGCAGTCGCGTGTTCAGCGTCACCTGACCGAAGTGGTTCTCAGTCCTTCTTCGCCGCTGATCGGTACGACCGTTCGGAAAGCGAACTTCCGCCAGTTGTATAACGCCGCTGTTGTGGCCGTGCATCGAAATGGTCAACGTTTGCCGAACAAAATCGGTAACATCGTGCTGGAAGTTGGCGACACACTATTGCTGCAAACACGCAGCGATTTCATTTCGCAGCATCGTAACAACCGCGACTTTTATTTGGTCAGTAGCGTCGACGACGCCGAGCCGCGCCGTCATGATCGAGCCATCCTGTCTGGCAGCTTGATGATCTTGCTGATCCTATGGCTTTGCTTGACGTCGGTCTTCTCTGGACTCGAATTCGCTGGTGGCTGGGGCAGCCCGGCGATTGCCGCGCTGACGGTTGCCGGCCTGATGATTTTGACTCAGTGCCTTTCCGCTTCCGAAGCACGTAGTGCTCTCGATATTCAAGTGGTCGTGACCATTGCCGCCGCATTAGGCTTGGGCAATGCCCTGTGGGAAAGTGGGGCCGCGCAAATGATCGCCGAAGGACTCGTTTCGGCCGTTGGCGTGAACCCGTTCGTGCTGTTGATTGTGATCTACCTGATGACGGTCGTCTTTACCGAAATGATCACCAACACTGCCGTCGCGGCGCTGCTGCTGCCGATTGCCGTGGCGATTGGTCAAGAAGGTGACGTCAGTCCGCGTCCTTTCATCATGGTGATCGCCATCGGGGCGTCGATGGCCTTCCTGACGCCGATCGGCTACCAAACCAACTTGATGGTGATGGGTCCCGGCGGTTACACCCCGCGCGACTACCTCAAGTCCGGCATTCCCCTGGCCATCCTTATCGCCATCACCGCAATCGTACT